From a region of the Odocoileus virginianus isolate 20LAN1187 ecotype Illinois chromosome 1, Ovbor_1.2, whole genome shotgun sequence genome:
- the LLCFC1 gene encoding sperm-egg fusion protein LLCFC1: protein MTSEVRWKGREETVLGRGKGRDNGQGREQGGDQLGTGTREDRRQGLGRPMSSSGSQLCRAAFLGALLLLLRVKGVKTQRGSPGLDERSQKEKTPSTDQDREQFEERFMASSVGEMWHVVDMAQQEDDKTSEVAAIHDHLFDFAFCFNLASIMVFL from the exons ATGACATCAGAGGTCCgctggaagggaagggaggaaacGGTGCTGGGAAGGGGAAAGGGCCGGGACAACGGacaggggagggagcaggggggTGACCAGCTGGGCACTGGGACGCGGGAAGACCGACGGCAGGGGCTGGGCAGGCCCATGAGTTCCTCGGGCTCCCAGCTCTGCAGGGCAGCATTCCTGGGcgccctcctgctgctgctgcgagtCAAGGGGGTGAAGACCCAGAGAGGGAGCCCAGGCCTAGATGAgaggagtcagaaagagaagacacCCTCTACAG ACCAAGATCGAGAACAGTTCGAAGAGCGCTTCATGGCCTCCTCGGTGGGCGAGATGTGGCATGTGGTGGACATGGCCCAGCAGGAGGATGACAAGACCTCGGAGGTGGCGGCGATCCATGATCACCTGTTTGACTTCGCCTTCTGCTTTAACCTGGCCAGCATCATGGTTTTTTTATGA